A window from SAR324 cluster bacterium encodes these proteins:
- a CDS encoding formylglycine-generating enzyme family protein: protein MITVAGWAAEDRMVLIPSGEFMMGSPKPEKSESRPIQQVWYLTQQKSIHNYPQHPVRLNAYYLDRVEVSNAHYRKFIEKNPEWSIPEARTISGKADANYLVHWDDPRSRLSPAEDFPVIYVSWFAANAFCKSQGKRLPTEAEWEYAAAKAFALQKFPMTPEALESLSWFYDNAELSTHPVSSKSANSLGMFHLLGNVWEWTADWFSEDYYAASPENNPTGPESGEAKVIRGGGWNDSPARLTPNIREFVRPHHAVEDLGFRCAKSVP from the coding sequence ATGATCACAGTGGCTGGCTGGGCCGCTGAGGACCGCATGGTGCTGATTCCATCCGGCGAGTTTATGATGGGTAGTCCCAAACCTGAAAAATCAGAATCCAGACCAATTCAACAGGTCTGGTATCTCACCCAACAGAAATCCATCCACAACTATCCTCAGCATCCGGTACGACTGAACGCTTACTATCTGGATCGTGTGGAAGTCAGTAATGCTCACTACAGAAAATTTATCGAAAAAAATCCGGAATGGAGCATTCCTGAAGCCAGAACTATTTCAGGCAAAGCGGATGCGAATTATCTGGTTCACTGGGACGATCCCCGATCCCGCCTATCACCAGCCGAAGATTTCCCTGTCATTTATGTATCGTGGTTTGCGGCCAACGCCTTTTGCAAATCGCAGGGAAAACGTCTCCCGACAGAAGCGGAATGGGAATATGCGGCAGCCAAAGCGTTTGCTCTTCAGAAGTTCCCCATGACACCTGAAGCACTGGAATCGCTGAGCTGGTTTTATGACAACGCGGAACTGTCCACGCATCCGGTGAGCAGTAAATCAGCGAATTCTCTGGGGATGTTTCATCTGTTGGGCAATGTGTGGGAATGGACTGCGGACTGGTTCAGTGAAGACTATTATGCGGCTTCTCCCGAAAACAATCCCACCGGGCCGGAGTCAGGGGAGGCCAAAGTGATACGCGGTGGCGGATGGAATGATTCACCCGCCAGACTCACCCCCAACATCCGTGAATTTGTACGCCCACATCATGCTGTGGAAGATTTGGGATTCCGTTGTGCGAAATCAGTGCCTTGA
- a CDS encoding DUF4442 domain-containing protein, whose product MKSRKLIDKSPFKTTLYRWVINSFMPYVGAGIKVDSISADFRAIDVSMKLRWYNRNYVGTHFGGSLYAMTDPFLMLMVIQNLGKDYIVWDKAASIEFVKPGTGRMQVQFRLSETELNNIRQSAEQGKVLPEFNLEIRDEMQNLVAIVHKTLYVKKK is encoded by the coding sequence ATGAAATCCAGAAAGTTAATTGATAAAAGTCCCTTCAAGACAACCCTGTATCGTTGGGTCATCAACAGTTTCATGCCCTATGTCGGAGCTGGTATCAAAGTTGATTCCATTTCGGCTGATTTCCGGGCCATTGATGTATCCATGAAATTGCGCTGGTATAATCGCAATTATGTTGGCACCCATTTTGGCGGAAGTCTCTATGCCATGACCGATCCTTTTCTCATGCTGATGGTTATCCAGAATCTCGGAAAGGATTATATTGTCTGGGACAAAGCCGCCTCCATCGAATTTGTCAAACCCGGTACAGGCAGGATGCAGGTTCAGTTCAGATTGAGCGAGACTGAACTCAACAACATTCGCCAATCCGCGGAGCAGGGAAAAGTGCTGCCGGAATTCAACCTTGAAATCAGGGATGAAATGCAGAATTTGGTCGCCATTGTTCACAAAACCTTGTATGTGAAAAAAAAGTAA
- a CDS encoding cytochrome c: MAKKQKHKTIHKPETINEPVHKMEHKPRKKKEPLALWVGLVVITLAGAGVYLYQKTPASLSDPPTSTQIEQGEQLFTQNCVSCHGPGARGENPNQPMGGEKPEGGYLAPALNGKGHAWHHPNETLFEIVKKGSIASDSPMRGFEGKLTDDEIVSTIQYFKSLWSDEIKMRHAMRTH; encoded by the coding sequence ATGGCAAAAAAACAAAAACATAAAACAATACACAAACCGGAAACAATAAATGAACCCGTACATAAAATGGAACACAAACCACGTAAAAAGAAAGAACCCCTGGCATTGTGGGTCGGTCTGGTGGTTATAACTCTGGCTGGTGCGGGTGTCTATTTATATCAAAAAACACCAGCATCTTTGTCTGATCCACCGACCTCCACGCAGATTGAACAGGGAGAGCAACTGTTCACGCAAAATTGTGTAAGCTGTCATGGTCCGGGAGCCAGAGGTGAGAATCCCAACCAACCTATGGGGGGAGAAAAGCCGGAAGGTGGATACCTGGCACCAGCTCTCAATGGCAAGGGGCACGCATGGCATCATCCCAACGAAACCTTATTTGAGATCGTGAAGAAAGGGTCTATTGCCAGTGATTCCCCCATGCGTGGATTTGAAGGGAAATTGACCGATGACGAGATTGTCTCTACAATCCAGTATTTTAAATCGTTATGGTCTGACGAAATCAAAATGCGACATGCCATGCGCACCCATTGA
- a CDS encoding cytochrome c, translating into MQTIKYTSTPVLLIGITIVTLFAFSGNVRADAEHMHGSPAKVSNNNENPLHGHWMAPGKEAIRLNPVPRDAASIERGTTLFQTNCVSCHGSAAKGDGPAGKALNPPPADLTVMAGLHPDGDFAWKIANGRNAMPAWKGILQQSQIWDLVNYIQSLKPSK; encoded by the coding sequence ATGCAGACAATCAAATACACATCTACACCTGTTTTATTGATCGGAATCACGATTGTGACCTTGTTCGCCTTTTCAGGAAACGTAAGGGCTGACGCGGAACATATGCACGGATCACCAGCGAAGGTGTCTAACAACAACGAAAATCCGCTACACGGACATTGGATGGCACCCGGAAAAGAAGCGATTCGTCTGAATCCAGTTCCCCGTGACGCCGCATCGATTGAACGAGGAACAACATTATTCCAGACCAATTGTGTTTCCTGTCATGGCTCTGCCGCTAAAGGCGATGGCCCCGCAGGTAAAGCCTTGAATCCGCCACCTGCCGATTTAACTGTGATGGCTGGACTCCATCCCGATGGAGACTTCGCCTGGAAAATCGCTAATGGCCGTAATGCCATGCCAGCCTGGAAAGGCATACTCCAGCAATCGCAAATCTGGGATCTGGTCAATTATATCCAAAGCCTGAAACCATCAAAATAG
- a CDS encoding efflux RND transporter periplasmic adaptor subunit: MRYLHIAMCLVVFLISLSSDILAEETTRFEKNGYILTRFELSPNPPEVGDQEIIVDLTNAEGKPVTDAEVEIEAFMPEMGTMPRMSSKSQATYLGNGRYQVELEIAMGGSWELPVRVKRPGEATVTEFPFSITMDLEGYVYKGKTGGSAKSTTANNAAPTVYLSEPRQQLIGVEIGTVERKVIAREIRTVARLDVDESRVYETVLKYNGYIEKLYADREGDFIKKGDPLFEIYSPEIYNAETEYLQIFQSVGGSKSNHAILLNSREKLMLWDISIQQIEDLEQKQKPSRTHTIYSPLSGYILKKNAYTGSYIRAGQPIFQIADLSQLWALADIFENEAIMVREQDQVTLYLSYLAGKKYEGVISYIYPTVDRQTRTIKVRIELPNTGNLLRPGMYAEVVIKVNQGTHLVLPRRAVMFSGKHKYVFVALGDGYFEPREIQTGLQTGEWFEVTEGLNEGDKVSFSANFLISSEAQLRNTLPRWGAPGKTGGSND, encoded by the coding sequence ATGCGGTATTTACATATTGCCATGTGTCTGGTTGTGTTTCTTATCAGTTTGTCCAGCGACATTCTGGCAGAGGAAACAACACGATTTGAGAAGAACGGGTATATTCTGACCAGATTTGAATTGTCACCGAACCCTCCGGAGGTCGGCGATCAGGAGATTATCGTTGATCTAACCAATGCCGAAGGGAAACCTGTTACGGATGCCGAAGTGGAAATTGAGGCCTTCATGCCGGAAATGGGAACCATGCCCCGCATGTCCAGCAAAAGCCAGGCAACTTATTTGGGCAATGGCCGCTATCAGGTTGAACTTGAAATCGCCATGGGTGGAAGCTGGGAATTGCCTGTCAGGGTCAAACGCCCGGGAGAAGCAACTGTGACTGAATTTCCATTCAGCATCACCATGGATCTGGAAGGGTATGTCTATAAAGGCAAAACCGGCGGCAGTGCAAAAAGCACAACGGCTAACAATGCCGCCCCAACCGTCTATCTGTCAGAACCTCGCCAGCAATTGATCGGCGTGGAAATCGGCACGGTGGAACGAAAAGTCATTGCGCGTGAAATCAGAACAGTGGCCCGTCTTGATGTGGATGAATCACGGGTTTATGAAACTGTGCTCAAATACAATGGTTACATCGAAAAACTATATGCCGATCGGGAAGGTGATTTTATCAAAAAAGGCGATCCTCTGTTCGAAATTTATTCCCCTGAAATTTACAATGCTGAAACAGAATATTTACAGATATTTCAAAGTGTTGGTGGATCAAAAAGCAATCATGCCATTCTGTTGAATTCCCGCGAAAAATTGATGTTATGGGATATCTCCATCCAGCAGATTGAAGATCTCGAACAAAAACAGAAACCCTCCAGAACGCACACCATTTATAGTCCACTCTCTGGATATATTCTTAAAAAAAATGCCTATACCGGCAGTTATATCCGGGCGGGTCAGCCCATTTTTCAAATTGCGGATCTCAGCCAGTTGTGGGCACTGGCTGATATTTTTGAGAATGAAGCCATCATGGTCAGGGAACAGGATCAGGTCACATTGTATCTCTCCTATCTGGCAGGAAAAAAATATGAGGGTGTGATTTCCTACATTTATCCCACCGTGGACCGTCAAACCCGCACCATCAAGGTCAGAATCGAGTTGCCGAACACGGGCAATCTGTTGCGTCCCGGAATGTATGCGGAGGTGGTGATCAAAGTGAATCAGGGCACGCACCTGGTGCTTCCCCGTCGGGCCGTGATGTTCAGCGGCAAGCATAAATATGTGTTTGTCGCACTTGGTGATGGCTATTTTGAACCCCGTGAAATCCAGACGGGCTTGCAGACAGGCGAATGGTTTGAAGTGACTGAGGGGTTGAACGAAGGCGATAAAGTCAGTTTTTCCGCGAATTTTCTGATCAGCTCCGAAGCGCAACTCCGTAACACCTTGCCTCGTTGGGGTGCCCCCGGCAAAACAGGAGGTTCCAATGATTGA